The Malus domestica chromosome 13, GDT2T_hap1 genome includes a window with the following:
- the LOC114820649 gene encoding MLP-like protein 31 has translation MSSDCGKLETDVEIKASAAKFHEMFTHKPHHISNASNRNIQGCDLHEGDWGTVGSVVYWNYFHDGKAKVAKELIEAIDAENNLITFKVIEGDLMEHYKSFKITIHGTPKDEGCNVHWTMEYEKHHDDIEDPHTLLQFVVELSKDIDAHLTSTDAK, from the exons atgtctaGCGATTGTGGTAAGCTGGAGACCGATGTTGAAATCAAGGCTTCTGCTGCCAAGTTCCATGAAATGTTCACACACAAACCACACCACATCTCCAACGCCAGCAATAGAAACATTCAGGGCTGTGACCTACATGAAGGTGACTGGGGAACCGTCGGATCTGTGGTCTACTGGAATTATTTCCATG ATGGAAAAGCCAAAGTTGCTAAGGAGTTGATTGAAGCCATAGACGCTGAAAATAATCTGATCACTTTCAAAGTGATTGAAGGAGATCTTATGGAGCATTACAAGAGCTTCAAGATCACCATCCACGGAACTCCGAAAGACGAGGGATGCAACGTGCACTGGACTATGGAGTATGAGAAGCACCATGACGATATTGAAGATCCACATACATTGCTCCAGTTTGTAGTTGAGCTCTCCAAAGATATTGATGCTCACCTTACAAGCACCGATGCAAAATAA
- the LOC114820648 gene encoding MLP-like protein 31 codes for MSSDCGKVEADVEIKASAAKFHEMFTHKPHHISNVSNSNIQGCDLHEGDWGTVGSVVYWNYFHDGKAKVAKELIEAIDAENNLITFKVIEGDLMEHYKSFKITIHATPKGEGCNVHWTMEYEKHHDDIEDPHTLLQFAVEVSKDIDAHLTSTDAK; via the exons atgtctaGCGATTGTGGTAAGGTGGAGGCCGATGTTGAAATCAAGGCTTCTGCTGCCAAGTTCCATGAAATGTTCACACACAAGCCACACCACATCTCCAATGTCAGCAATAGCAACATTCAGGGCTGTGATCTACATGAAGGTGATTGGGGAACCGTCGGATCTGTGGTCTACTGGAATTATTTCCATG ATGGAAAAGCCAAAGTTGCTAAGGAGTTGATTGAAGCCATAGACGCTGAAAATAATCTGATCACTTTCAAAGTGATTGAAGGAGATCTTATGGAGCATTACAAGAGCTTCAAGATCACCATCCACGCAACTCCGAAAGGCGAGGGATGCAACGTGCACTGGACTATGGAGTATGAGAAGCACCATGACGACATTGAAGATCCACATACATTGCTCCAGTTTGCAGTTGAGGTCTCCAAAGATATTGATGCTCACCTTACAAGCACCGATGCAAAATAA
- the LOC114820756 gene encoding U-box domain-containing protein 37-like, translated as MTREETRMPSPLLLPLTSIEEELEAAFDDDDDDESLFSIDFNFNFKDSFKDSFKEKEEAVPNYYHVAVGGQKSESSMDALLWALSHTAVTHDHDQSSVILVLVHVFAPIRYVPSPLGMLPKNSVNTIMMENWMALERDRRRKLLDKYVDACSSAKVKTEIMLIESDTVAKAILELIPTQNIRNLVVGTTKSSLRKLRSKKGSGIGSQILQNAPETSCNIKIICKGKEVIDDTLFTGSTSSRSSNANSLSTQDEDDHQEQRISTDYNKHEYSRPEAKSPSSLNGYKEMWWGKSKSSQITA; from the exons ATGACAAGGGAAGAGACGAGGATGCCCTCGCCCTTGCTCTTGCCCTTGACGTCAATTGAAGAAGAATTAGAAGCTGCTtttgatgacgatgatgatgatgaaagtctgttttccattgattttaattttaacttCAAGGATAGTTTTAAGGATAGTTTTAAGGAAAAGGAAGAGGCCGTTCCTAATTATTATCACGTAGCTGTTGGGGGGCAGAAGAGCGAGTCTAGCATGGATGCGCTTCTCTGGGCACTGAGTCACACGGCGGTGACTCATGATCATGATCAATCTTCAGTAATACTAGTCCTCGTCCATGTCTTTGCACCGATCCGATACGTTCCTTCTCCTT TAGGAATGCTTCCAAAAAATAGTGTGAATACAATTATGATGGAGAATTGGATGGCCCTAGAAAGAGACAGAAGGAGGAAACTCCTTGACAAATACGTTGATGCCTGCTCATCTGCCAAG GTTAAGACGGAGATTATGCTTATTGAGAGTGATACAGTTGCCAAGGCAATCCTAGAACTTATTCCTACTCAAAACATAAGAAACCTAGTAGTTGGAACCACCAAATCTAGTCTGAGGAAACTGAGGTCCAAGAAAGGGAGTGGAATAGGAAGTCAGATCCTACAAAATGCGCCCGAAACAAGCTGCAATATTAAGATCATATGCAAGGGAAAGGAAGTGATTGATGACACTCTGTTTACTGGCTCGACTTCCTCGCGTAGCAGTAACGCGAACTCCTTGTCCACGCAAGATGAAGACGACCATCAAGAACAACGAATCTCAACAGATTATAATAAACATGAGTACTCGCGTCCTGAAGCGAAATCTCCATCATCTTTAAATGGATACAAGGAAATGTGGTGGGGGAAATCAAAATCTTCACAAATAACAGCTTGA
- the LOC114820578 gene encoding MLP-like protein 43, translating into MSSDCGKLKGQGLFALSFLVPSCAFLFEGTGGHEKWEGKLSLSKLETVVEIKASAAKFHEMFTHKPHHISNASDRIIQACDLHEGDWGTVGSVVYWNYFYDGKAKVAKDLVEAIDAENNLITFKVIEGDLLEHYKSFKFTIHATPKGEGCNVHWTLEYEKHHHDDIEDPHTLLQLLVELSKDIDAHLTSTDA; encoded by the exons atgtctaGCGATTGTGGTAAGCTgaagggacaaggattgtttgccctctCATTTCTCGTGCCCTCCTGTGCCTTTctgttt gagggcacgggaGGGCACGAGAAGTGGGAGGGTAAACTATCCTTGTCCAAGCTGGAGACCGTTGTTGAAATCAAGGCTTCCGCTGCCAAGTTCCATGAAATGTTCACACACAAACCACACCACATCTCCAATGCCAGCGACAGAATCATTCAGGCCTGTGACCTACATGAAGGTGATTGGGGAACCGTCGGATCTGTGGTCTACTGGAATTATTTCTATG ATGGAAAAGCCAAAGTTGCTAAGGACTTGGTTGAAGCCATAGATGCTGAAAATAATCTGATCACTTTCAAAGTGATTGAAGGAGATCTTTTGGAGCATTACAAGAGCTTCAAGTTCACCATCCACGCAACTCCGAAAGGCGAGGGATGCAACGTGCACTGGACTTTGGAGTATGAGAAGCACCACCACGACGATATTGAAGATCCACATACATTGCTCCAGTTATTAGTTGAGCTCTCCAAAGATATTGATGCTCACCTTACAAGCACCGACGCATAA